The region TGGAATACACCTACGAAATCGTCCCGACGGGATTTACGGAAGACAAGTGGATTCAGATGTCTGAAATCCGGCCGGCAAGCCGGCAGCACGTACACCACGCCGTGGTTTATATCCGTCCGCCGGATTCGACGTGGCTCCGGAACGCACCACTGAATCAGCCTTTCACCGCATCGAGCCTGGCCGATCCCCATCTGCAGCATGAAGCACACTGGACCGACAGCGATCTTCTGCTGGTGTACGCGCCGGGCAGTTCGCCGGATCGGTGGCCTGACGGAATGGCGAAGTTCATTCCTGCGGGCTCCGATCTTGTTTTCCAGATGCACTACACGACCAACGGCCACGCCGATCGCGATCAGACATCGATCGGCCTGAGATTTGCACGGCAGGCGCCGGTGCAGCGGGTTCTCACGCTCCAGTTGACCAATGACCACTTTGTCATTCCGCCGGAAACCGATAACTACCGAGTTGAAGCATGGGGCTCGCTGCCGAATGACGCGACGCTGCTCAGTTTCTTCCCGCACATGCACCTCCGCGGGAAGCGTTTCGAGTACAACATCATCCACGATGCGGCGAACATCGAAACGCTGCTCCGCGTGAACTACGACTTTTACTGGCAGCTCAGCTACCGCCTCGCTCAACCTCTTCCTCTGAAGGCCGGAACCCGCCTGCAGGCCGTGGCGTGGTATGACAACTCCAGCAAAAATCCCCACAATCCGGATCCGCACACCAGCGTCACCTGGGGCGATCAGACGTATGAAGAAATGATGGTGGGATTCTTCGACGTCGCCGTGCCCAGGAATATGAGTAAAGCGCAGTATTTCGTGCGGCCTGATAACAAATAGTTTGCGCTGCCGAAGTAGAGGCCGCCAAAGCTCTCTTTCCCGGGACATGCAAGTGATGGCAACATCATATGAATGCGGGAGACGGATTTTATTGTCATCGGGAGCGGCATCGCCGGGTTGCGCGCCGCAATCGGCCTCGCCGAAGCGGGACGCGTCACGATATTCACGAAGGCGCAAGTCACCGAATCCAATTCCATGCATGCGCAGGGAGGAATCGCGGCGGCGATCGGCCAGAATGACGACGTCGGCAAACACTATGCCGACACGATAGCCGCGGGAGCCGGTCTGTGCGATGAAGAAGCGGTACGCGTGCTCGTTCAGGAAGGTCCGGCGGAAATCGATCGGCTGCTCGCGTGGGGCGCCGACTTCGAAAAAAACGGCCGCGTCCTGTCGCTGTCCCGTGAAGGAGGACACGGCGTAGCGCGGATCGTTCACGGCAACGGCGGCCTGACCGGTAAAGTCGTTGTCGATACTCTGCTTGCCCGGCTGCGCGGCGCCGCCAATGTGACGATCACTCCGTTTACTTTCTTTAGGGACTTGATCGTCGACGGTGATCGAGTCACCGGCGTTCAATTCGAACACGATGGATCGCGCAGCGCCTGCTTTGCAAACGCCGTATTGCTCGCAACCGGCGGCGGTTCTCACGTCTACTCCCAAAGCACGAATCCCGAAACAGCAACCGGAGACGGGTTGGCCGCCGCATATCGCGCCGGCGCGGAGCTCCGCGACATGGAATTCGTGCAATTCCACCCGACCGTACTGAATCTGCCGGGCGCTCCGCGATTTCTGCTGACGGAAGCTCTGCGAGGCGAAGGCGCGCGGATCGTAAACGAACACGGCGAGCGCTTCGTCGATGAGCTTCTGACCCGTGACGAAGTGAGCCGGGCCGTCTTTAAACAACTGACTGGGCGGGAAGCAGCGGCGGTGTTCCTCGACATGAGACATGTCCCCGCCGAGACTCTGCAGAAAAAGTTCCGGCACGTTTACACCACCTGCCTGCAATACGGCCTGGACATCACGCGGAATCCGATTCCCATCACTCCCGCCGCGCATTACTTCATGGGCGGCGTCGGCACGAATCTGGCAGGACAAACGACATTGTCTGGCCTGTATGCCGCCGGCGAAGCCGCATCGACCGGCGTGCATGGCGCGAACCGCCTGGCGAGCAATTCTCTGCTTGAAGCGCTGGTCTTCGGAGGCAGGGCCGCGGCTGCGATGAAGGACGAAACCGGCGCGGGTTCAAATGAAGTTGCGGCGGCGGACCTTCCGGCCTCAACGGCAGTGCCGCCGGCCGTTCGTGATATCACGTGGCGGTATGCCGGCATCGTCCGGAACGCCGAGGGCCTCAAAACGGGCATCAAGCTGCTCAGCGAGATGGACCAGCGTTCCAATCTCGTTACCGTCGCCCGAA is a window of Terriglobia bacterium DNA encoding:
- a CDS encoding thiol-disulfide isomerase; its protein translation is EYTYEIVPTGFTEDKWIQMSEIRPASRQHVHHAVVYIRPPDSTWLRNAPLNQPFTASSLADPHLQHEAHWTDSDLLLVYAPGSSPDRWPDGMAKFIPAGSDLVFQMHYTTNGHADRDQTSIGLRFARQAPVQRVLTLQLTNDHFVIPPETDNYRVEAWGSLPNDATLLSFFPHMHLRGKRFEYNIIHDAANIETLLRVNYDFYWQLSYRLAQPLPLKAGTRLQAVAWYDNSSKNPHNPDPHTSVTWGDQTYEEMMVGFFDVAVPRNMSKAQYFVRPDNK
- the nadB gene encoding L-aspartate oxidase, translated to MRETDFIVIGSGIAGLRAAIGLAEAGRVTIFTKAQVTESNSMHAQGGIAAAIGQNDDVGKHYADTIAAGAGLCDEEAVRVLVQEGPAEIDRLLAWGADFEKNGRVLSLSREGGHGVARIVHGNGGLTGKVVVDTLLARLRGAANVTITPFTFFRDLIVDGDRVTGVQFEHDGSRSACFANAVLLATGGGSHVYSQSTNPETATGDGLAAAYRAGAELRDMEFVQFHPTVLNLPGAPRFLLTEALRGEGARIVNEHGERFVDELLTRDEVSRAVFKQLTGREAAAVFLDMRHVPAETLQKKFRHVYTTCLQYGLDITRNPIPITPAAHYFMGGVGTNLAGQTTLSGLYAAGEAASTGVHGANRLASNSLLEALVFGGRAAAAMKDETGAGSNEVAAADLPASTAVPPAVRDITWRYAGIVRNAEGLKTGIKLLSEMDQRSNLVTVARIIHECALAREESRGAHFREDFPERSSLGHHSRIRKQYPSKLF